CTCGCCGAATTCGAGGCCCGTATCCAGGCCGGCGACGTGAAGGGACTCTCCCTTGCGAAGGCCGCTCTCTTTGCCGGCAACATCAAGTACGAGAAGGCCGACTACGACGGTGCTATCGCGCTGTTCCAGAAGTCCATCGACAATGCGGGCGATGTCGCGCTCGTGCGTTCGGCCGCCATCCACGGTCTGGCCGCCGCCAAGATGGAAAAGGGTGACCTTTCCGCTGCCGCAAAACTGCTCGAAGACTTCGTTAGCGAATTCGGCAAGCGTACGGGCGACAAGGAAGACCGTTTCCAGAAGGAAGAACCGCTCGACGAAACTCCGCTCGTTCCGGATGCCATGTGGAAGCTCGTTCTGCTCCACAACGAACTCGGCTCCAAGAACAAGGCGAAGAACGTTGCCGAACGTATCATCGAGGTCTACGGCGACAATACGCAGTACGCCGACAAGGCCAAGAAGTTCCTCGCGAGCATCTAGGATTTAACGGATTCGCGGGCTAGGCGAGTGCGAACTTCCAGCCGATAGCGAAAATCGCGAAATAGATAGCGACCCACACGAGATCAACCAGTTTGGTAGGCGTTCCCCAGCGGAGCGCCTTCTTTTTTGGGATGAACCC
This is a stretch of genomic DNA from Fibrobacter sp. UWR3. It encodes these proteins:
- a CDS encoding tol-pal system YbgF family protein translates to MANESNQNNSEIKEFFVQHGTKVLVGLVILLVVVAGIVQFRDSRKAAAIEQTELLGKGYTYLYVNDKDNALAEFEARIQAGDVKGLSLAKAALFAGNIKYEKADYDGAIALFQKSIDNAGDVALVRSAAIHGLAAAKMEKGDLSAAAKLLEDFVSEFGKRTGDKEDRFQKEEPLDETPLVPDAMWKLVLLHNELGSKNKAKNVAERIIEVYGDNTQYADKAKKFLASI